A genomic region of Oryza glaberrima chromosome 1, OglaRS2, whole genome shotgun sequence contains the following coding sequences:
- the LOC127760176 gene encoding protein LATERAL ORGAN BOUNDARIES-like — translation MASSSSTSNSAISSVVASAVATTTPGAGSPCAACKFLRRKCLPGCVFAPYFPPEEPQKFANVHKVFGASNVTKLLNELLPHQREDAVSSLAYEAEARVKDPVYGCVGAISVLQRQVHRLQKELDTAHAELLRYACGEVGIPTALPVTAAPRLAAAMPAPGQLAAAVSAGMYGGGRRLGVIDGGGIAPPSPHTAGCYYARNNNNAGSIGADVAPVLPYASVANWTVNAISTTTTNSGSESIGMDHKEGGDSSM, via the coding sequence ATGGCATCCTCGTCGAGCACCAGCAACTCCGCCATCTCCTCGGTGGTCGCGTCGGCGGTGGCCACGACGACGCCAGGCGCCGGATCGCCGTGCGCGGCGTGCAAGTTCCTGCGGCGGAAGTGCCTGCCGGGCTGCGTGTTCGCTCCTTACTTCCCGCCGGAGGAGCCGCAGAAGTTCGCCAACGTCCACAAGGTGTTCGGCGCCAGTAACGTCACCAAGCTCCTCAACGAGCTGCTGCCGCACCAGCGGGAGGACGCCGTGAGCTCGCTCGCGTACGAGGCCGAGGCCCGCGTCAAGGACCCCGTCTACGGCTGCGTCGGCGCCATCTCCGTCCTCCAGCGCCAGGTCCACCGCCTCCAGAAGGAGCTCGACACCGCGCACGCCGAGCTCCTCCGCTACGCCTGCGGCGAGGTCGGCATCCCCACCGCGCTCCCCGTCACCGCCGCCCCGAGGCTCGCCGCGGCAATGCCGGCACCaggccagctcgccgccgccgtcagtgCCGGGAtgtacggcggcggccggaggctcggggtcatcgacggcggcgggatAGCGCCGCCTTCCCCTCACACGGCCGGGTGCTACTACGCccgcaacaacaacaacgcCGGGAGCAtcggcgctgacgtggcgcccgTCCTACCTTACGCTTCCGTGGCTAATTGGACAGTGAACGCCAttagcaccaccaccaccaactcaGGATCAGAGAGCATTGGGATGGATCAcaaggaaggaggagacagCAGCATGTGA
- the LOC127770820 gene encoding protein RST1, whose amino-acid sequence MASSSSAAAAGAGAGAVALGRLVDRTRVPDPTLQRHAVAALFRHLLTSVPPPLPSAAHDALSSLLASPHPAVAAHAAASVARLAASRADLLSPELALPLLIAPLSASPSPRLASCFVKAVAALVSCALRSGSAASRFLPHDHPFVQALASGADGARAELQRQAARLVAEGVHGVVGFLRPFVMFAAVRKGDTAFVKDLIGALAAAAVAAARPDSAVPVLKLLAECLLHFGRGDGEEVRLWLSSVECLVDAYVVLLRKFAHAQMATYDAQANSVELIEMLLSQCSLHHQFMRNTSVVLGLSKHLFLAQKDLGLCYLPEISVVLSSLAFILSGLEFEHEQLSGLKLLAFLIEWRHENALRTNEAVHHFSEEIVCVLPVINLVISPSKSVKSVASHVLSRFHVLVLDLLASCSSEQQDSSMVHHISKPTSIVPKLVHHLWSQSSSSGFIFTKYITSRGLAESAGNSTEPNYWTHQINEYLSALRKEKLSLDSLSSKKIQSVAISSLLSSAVSVLVMHPKIGTSAAQSLALLGATDPKLGMPLLVLILFYTKVLYSNNNCDANILLSLLESLPSLAVHGFVLPLSLQLISSMLKKDVKSVLYPIAVRLLCKMWTVTDWAFQNLQGTLDPENFSNSVDDREVFTSIAASVRDVCKQNPDRGVDLILSVSACIESRDSVVQALGLESLSYLCEEDVVDFYTAWKVISKQLLDFSIDPTVSHGLCILLRWGAMDSEAYPGTSKHLIQILWSIGTYREKNVDPLWVKARGTAFQSLSHYKISLIKDAIPDFWRINYECFTTERNLEVLKAMDNFQAEIINFEHINRRRLTTDKITTVHKFEKLLDAFPQAVFKGKSAHHRFPGAALLTLNFTPKDILHEGKSKDLPRVHAAYEQALVEMAESMYISRNMVVALLALHSWKSFVSNWMQAVIACLDTKESSKLNKASKAADDIFKILCKCVPVSTPSVVVSIALAIGALCLVVPPTAHLVISSASDFLLRWLFQYEHEHQQWSTALSLGLISNCFHPTDKRSKLQVINGLLEVISKTESYLVKGACGLGLGYCCQALLARADNAADSELEATTQLTERASVEEILHTLTTSLVQLCPFSCYSLKKLSICGIKSLEGMEEKYVSLEDDPWAVAGLVLGLGNSVVSLYRLGAYEAIIEVKNILISWIPDVDSSSLLFDEEDSASLCMGSCLALPSVLAFCQKVELLNDDLDALFNRYTSLATNLLSLKKSGTIFQNLLMAICIGAGSFLSSILNDGVHAMKFTDVKDLLDTLKHIYTHPYPPLVHLGGMLGTVNAFGAGAGDLTGICRQPTNSQIKHEKESSLVRGPVLTSSVGETLSTSMIQEIFLLAKDAEDDHIKDYAAWAISFLRSRWLSKNQIIFDDDCSQRNSSDSNQSTSFSDESLVWNLSQWLRDLNFEKPDSMVSTSTVATVLRCLSKAPRLPSIDWGVIVRRCMNVEAHIPDMLTNHRDPKLLREECLYISLAHASHISPLLHFIDDLTDLSRFRRLEINLQSILLQYLSTLMKLFSLSRLDKLSEDLIEYLYSPTSSYLDYSSEQRSMLRTSFWKGICECLVEDVSEESSGFSCIKKCIQSLSPLLSLHKDGQPEFIEEWSAAIKCLTVAQKGLLGDMLQVEISSSFNELEHIDVAKKIIIRARMCSSGCGSVDELGNIKTTILSTRLDGVWWNVLVEVAGALYYADSRMKKQWLLDALDIGCVTAHPSTVLHFVGLLCGSCCIYMPLLIVNPTNVLSDLPVTLPSFLSSSIWDDLRNSVADKLWLLTARIYTWAEQLTHSVGLARHDHIHGSEAEMAIFLANILRCTCIAVEDHLAVEKKLKLANLEAL is encoded by the exons atggcctcctcctcctccgccgccgcggcgggggcgggggcgggggcggtggcGTTGGGGCGACTCGTCGACCGCACCCGCGTCCCCGACCCCACCCTGCAGCGGCACGCCGTCGCGGCCCTCTTCCGCCACCTCCTCACCTCCGTGCCCCCGCCACTCCCCTCCGCGGCGCACGACGCGCTCTCCTCGCTCCTCGCGTCGCCGCACCCGGCCGTCGCGGCGCACGCCGCGGCGTCCGTCGCCCGACTCGCCGCATCCCGCGCCGACCTCCTCTCCCCGGAGCTCGCCCTCCCGCTCCTCATCGCGCCCCTCTCCGCCTCCCCGTCCCCGCGCCTCGCCTCCTGCTTCGTCAaggccgtcgccgcgctcgtcTCCTGCGCGCTTCGCTCCGGCTCCGCCGCGTCGCGCTTCCTGCCCCACGATCACCCGTTCGTCCAGGCGCTCGCCTCGGGGGCCgatggcgcgcgcgcggagcTGCAGCGGCAGGCGGCCAGGTTGGTCGCCGAGGGGGTACACGGGGTTGTAGGGTTTTTGAGGCCATTCGTTATGTTTGCTGCGGTGAGGAAGGGGGACACTGCGTTCGTGAAGGATTTGATTGGCGCACTGGCTGCAGCGGCTGTTGCAGCGGCAAGACCGGATTCTGCAGTCCCGGTGCTGAAATTGCTTGCGGAGTGCTTGCTGCATTTTGGCCGTGGGGATGGCGAG GAAGTGCGGCTCTGGCTTAGCTCCGTGGAGTGCTTGGTGGATGCTTATGTGGTATTATTGAGGAAGTTTGCTCATGCTCAAATG GCAACTTATGATGCCCAAGCAAATAGTGTGGAGTTGATAGAAATGCTTCTATCACAATGCTCACTTCATCACCAATTTATGAGAAATACTTCTGTTGTACTTGGATTATCAAAACATTTGTTTTTGGCTCAAAAGGACCTTGGTTTATGCTATCTTCCAGAGATTTCTGTTGTTCTCAGCTCCCTTGCTTTCATTCTCAGTGGGCTGGAGTTTGAACATGAGCAACTGTCTGGATTGAAACTACTGGCCTTTTTGATTGAGTGGAGACATGAAAATG CACTCAGAACAAATGAAGCAGTACATCACTTCAGCGAGGAGATTGTTTGTGTTCTGCCCGTTATCAACCTTGTTATATCTCCATCTAAATCTGTCAAATCAGTGGCATCTCATGTTCTATCAAGATTTCACGTGCTTGTTTTAGATTTGCTGGCATCTTGTTCATCTGAACAACAGGACAGCTCAATGGTTCATCACATAAGCAAACCTACATCTATTGTTCCTAAACTTGTACATCATCTATGGTCTCAG TCATCTTCATCGGGTTTcatttttacaaaatatataactAGCAGGGGGTTAGCTGAGTCTGCTGGAAATTCGACCGAACCAAACTATTGGACACATCAAATAAACGAGTACCTGTCAGCCCTTCGCAAGGAAAAGCTTTCACTGGACAGCCTGTCTTCGAAAAAGATACAATCAG TAGCAATATCATCTCTGCTAAGCTCTGCAGTATCTGTTTTGGTAATGCACCCAAAAATTGGTACTTCTGCTGCTCAGTCCTTGGCTCTTCTTGGTGCAACAGACCCAAAACTGGGTATGCCGTTGTTGGTACTTATCCTCTTCTATACCAAGGTCCTGTACAGCAACAATAACTGCGATGCAAATATTTTG CTTAGTTTGCTAGAGTCATTGCCATCACTCGCTGTACATGGTTTTGTGCTTCCACTCTCACTGCAATTGATATCATCAATGCTTAAAAAGGACGTAAAATC GGTTCTGTATCCTATAGCTGTTCGATTGCTTTGCAAGATGTGGACTGTCACTGATTGGGCATTCCAAAACTTGCAA GGAACTCTGGATCCTGAAAATTTTTCCAATTCTGTTGATGATAGAGAAGTTTTCACAAGTATAGCTGCATCAGTACGTGATGTGTGCAAGCAGAACCCAGATAGAGGCGTTGATCTCATACTATCTGTCTCG GCTTGTATTGAGAGTCGTGATTCTGTTGTTCAAGCTCTTGGCCTGGAGAGCCTCTCCTATCTCTGCGAAGAAGATGTAGTTG ATTTCTATACTGCCTGGAAAGTTATATCAAAGCAGCTGCTTGATTTTTCGATAGATCCTACTGTTTCCCATGG CTTATGCATTCTATTGAGATGGGGAGCAATGGATTCTGAAGCATATCCTGGAACATCAAAACACTTGATACAAATATTGTGGAGCATTGGAACTTACAGGGAGAAAAATGTTGACCCTCTCTGGGTTAAAGCAAGAGGAACTGCTTTTCAGTCCTTGTCCCACTATAAG ATCTCGCTTATTAAAGATGCTATTCCTGATTTCTGGCGGATAAATTATGAATGCTTTACCACTGAACGAAATCTGGAAGTTCTGAAAGCAATGGATAACTTCCAGGCCGAGATTATCAATTTTGAGCACAT TAACCGTCGTCGATTGACTACGGATAAAATAACCACAGTGCATAAATTTGAGAAGCTACTGGATGCTTTCCCTCAGGCGGTGTTTAAAG GAAAGTCAGCGCATCATCGGTTTCCTGGTGCAGCTCTTCTAACTCTCAATTTTACCCCGAAGGACATCCTTCATGAAGGGAAATCTAAG GATTTGCCTAGAGTACATGCTGCATATGAACAAGCATTAGTGGAGATGGCTGAATCTATGTATATATCAAGAAATATGGTGGTAGCTCTTCTTGCACTGCATTCATGgaaatcatttgtttcaaattgGATGCAAGCTGTTATTGCTTGTCTAGACACTAAAGAATCCTCAAAGTTGAACAAGGCTTCAAAAGCAGCTGATGATATATTTAAG ATTCTGTGCAAGTGTGTTCCTGTATCCACTCCTAGTGTTGTTGTTAGCATTGCTCTTGCTATTGGAGCATTGTGCTTG GTTGTTCCTCCAACAGCCCATCTAGTAATCTCTTCTGCATCAGATTTTCTTTTGAGATGGCTATTCCAATATGAGCATGAACATCAACAGTGGTCCACGGCTCTTTCTCTGGGACTAATATCGAATTGTTTTCATCCCACTGACAAAAGGAGCAAGCTTCAGGTTATCAATGGACTCCTTGAG GTAATCTCAAAAACTGAAAGCTACCTTGTAAAAGGAGCTTGTGGACTCGGATTGGGTTATTGTTGCCAAGCTCTTTTAGCCAGAGCAGATAATGCAGCTGATTCAGAATTAGAAGCGACTACACAACTTACTGAGCGTGCATCAGTTGAAGAAATTCTTCACACTTTGACGACTTCATTAGTTCAGCTATGTCCATTTTCATGCTATTCCCTCAAGAAGCTAAGTATTTGTGGAATAAAATCCTTGGAAGGAATGGAAGAAAAATATGTTAGCTTAGAAGATGATCCTTGGGCTGTTGCAGGACTTGTTCTTGGCCTGGGAAACTCTGTTGTTTCACTATATAGGCTTGGAGCTTATGAAGCTATTATTGAAGTCAAGAATATATTGATATCATGGATACCAGATGTGGATTCTAGCTCTTTGTTATTTGATGAAGAAGATTCGGCATCGCTATGTATGGGCTCTTGCCTTGCCCTTCCATCTGTTTTAGCTTTTTGCCAGAAGGTGGAATTGCTGAATGATGACTTGGATGCTTTGTTCAATCGCTACACTTCTTTAGCTACTAATCTCCTGAGCCTTAAGAAATCTGGGACTATCTTTCAGAATTTGCTGATGGCGATCTGTATTGGTGCTGGATCTTTCCTGTCTTCTATATTGAATGATGGGGTGCATGCTATGAAATTTACTGATGTCAAAGATCTTCTTGACACTCTTAAACACATATATACCCATCCATATCCTCCTCTTGTCCATTTAGGAGGCATGCTTGGTACTGTCAACGCTTttggtgctggtgctggagaCCTCACTGGGATCTGTCGGCAGCCGACAAATTCACAAATTAAGCACGAAAAG GAGTCATCTTTGGTGAGAGGTCCTGTACTCACAAGTTCTGTTGGTGAGACTCTTTCAACGTCAATGATTCAGGAGATATTTCTTCTTGCCAAGGATGCTGAGGATGACCACATAAAAGATTATGCTGCATGGGCTATTTCATTTCTTAGAAGCAGGTGGCTATCAAAGAATCAGATTATTTTTGATGATGATTGTTCTCAAAGAAATTCTAGTGATTCCAATCAATCGACAAGTTTTTCTGATGAAAGCTTAGTGTGGAACTTAAGTCAGTGGTTGAGGGATCTTAACTTCGAAAAG CCTGATAGTATGGTGTCAACAAGTACAGTCGCAACTGTTTTGAGATGCCTTTCCAAAGCTCCTAGATTGCCATCTATAGACTGGGGGGTTATTGTGCGGCGGTGCATGAATGTTGAGGCACACATTCCTGATATGTTGACGAATCATCGTGATCCTAAATTATTGAGGGAAGAATGCCTATATATTTCTCTAGCTCATGCAAGTCATATCAGTCCTCTTCTGCACTTTATTGATGATCTGACAGACTTATCCAGATTCAGGAGATTAGAAATAAATTTGCAGTCCATTTTGCTCCAATATTTATCAACCCTAATGaaactcttctctctctcaagaTTAGACAAATTGTCTGAGGATTTAATTGAGTACTTGTATTCCCCCACATCTTCGTACTTGGATTACTCATCTGAGCAGAGAAGCATGTTAAGAACATCATTCTGGAAGGGCATTTGCGAGTGTCTAGTGGAGGATGTATCTGAAGAGTCTAGTGGTTTCTCATGTATTAAGAAGTGCATTCAAAGCTTGTCACCTCTCCTGAGTCTCCATAAAGATGGTCAGCCTGAATTCATAGAGGAGTGGTCTGCTGCTATCAAATGCCTTACAGTTGCACAGAAAGGTTTGCTGGGTGATATGCTGCAG GTCGAAATTTCGTCATCCTTCAATGAGCTAGAGCATATTGATGTGGCCAAAAAGATAATCATCAGGGCAAGAATGTGTTCTAGCGGTTGTGGTTCTGTAGATGAGCTGGGGAACATAAAGACTACAATACTGAGTACAAGGCTTGATG GTGTCTGGTGGAATGTCCTTGTTGAAGTTGCTGGTGCTCTATATTATGCTGATAGTCGTATGAAAAAGCAGTGGCTTCTGGATGCATTAGATATTGGCTGTGTTACAGCCCATCCCTCCACG GTACTCCATTTCGTTGGCCTGCTATGTGGTAGCTGCTGCATCTATATGCCACTTCTCATTGTTAACCCAACAAATGTACTGAGTGACTTGCCTGTCACCCTTCCTTCGTTTCTCTCTAGCAGCATTTGGGATGACCTCCGGAACTCTGTTGCTGATAAGTTATGGTTGTTGACCGCTCGCATCTACACTTGGGCAGAACAGCTGACTCATAGTGTCGGCCTCGCACGCCATGACCATATTCATGGAAGTGAAGCTGAAATGGCTATTTTTCTTGCCAATATTCTGCGCTGTACTTGCATTGCAGTGGAAGATCACTTGGCTGTTGAAAAGAAGCTAAAACTTGCAAACCTGGAGGCTCTATGA